AGAAATCGTAGAACTCCACGGTGACGCGCACCACACGAACGGGGCGCGGCCCGCTGTTCTTGAGGAGGGCAATGTGCTGGACGGAGAGCGCGTGGTGGGCGCCGGGCTTTTTCTTGGCCGCGGCCGGCGTGCGCGTTTCCTGGACGACCCTGACCGGATCGCCATCTGTTCCGGAAGCCCCGGAAGGGAAACCCGCGAAGGTCAGGAGGAGCGCAAAGACGGAGCAGAGACACCTCATGCTCCGGGAAACTAGACGGTCCGCGCGACCCCGTCAATGTCCCGAGTTCGATACAGAGAGCCCGGGTCTTCGTCGCGTATACTGCGGCGCATCCTGACTCCGCAACGCTCGGGGAGGAGGTGTTGAATGCTGACCGCGCAGGAGATCATCGAGCGGCTGGGCCTTCGGCCGCATCCCGAAGAGGGAGGCTTCTTCGCCGAGACCTATCGGGCGCCGGACCGTCTTGCCGCTCCGGCTCTGCACCCGCGCTATGGCGGCCCTCGCGCGGTCAGCACGGCCATCTACTATCTGCTGACGCCCGACACCGTCTCCGCCCTGCACCGCCTGGCCTCCGACGAGGTCTTTCACTTCTACCTGGGAGACCCCGTGGAGATACTCCACCTGCGGCCCGATGGCACGCATCGCACCCTGACCCTCGGACAGGATCTGGCCGCCGGCATGGTGCCTCAGGTGGTGGTGCCCGCGGGAGTCTGGCAGGGCGCGCGGTTGGTGGCCGGAGGGAAATGGGCGTTGCTCGGCTGCACGGTGGCGCCCGGCTTCGAGTTCGCCGACTACGAGCACGGGCGCCGCGAGCCGCTCGCGCGAGCGTATCCCGCCGCCCGCGATCTCATCGCCGCCCTCACGCGCTATGATAGCGGTCATGACACGCGCTGAAGGCGGCTCGCACCGGGTGCTCTGGGGGATGGCCCTGGCCGTCATCGTGCTGGCGGCCTTCTTCGGAGGCATGCTCGTCGAGCGCCTGCGTCTCGACGCCAAGCGGGACGAGGTCATCCAGCGCTACAATCGCGTGCTCCAGGAGTACCGCGAGCAGCAGATGCGCTCCGAGAAGTCCGTGGCGCGCTAGGCGGACGGGGTCTGGTCGTACTTGAGGACGCGCACTTTCTCCATGGTGATGAGCCCGCCCCGCATCATCCCGTCCACGGCCGGCAACACGGCGTCCAGCCGCTCCTGCGAGTCCACGACCTCGATGACGAGCGGCAGATCGGCCGACAGCCGCAGGATGTTTGCCGTGTGCACCACCGAATTTGCGCCGAAGCCCGCCACGGCCCGCAGCACGGTGGCCCCCGCCAGGCCTCGCGTTCGAAACAGCTCGAGCAGCGCGGCATGAAGCGGGCGGTGCTCCCAGCGGTCGCTCTCTCCCACGAAAATGCGCATCAGGACCTGCTCTCCGTCCAACTTCCGCATGGCTACAGTCCTCCCTTCCACCCGACCACGACCCGTCCCAGGGTAAGGCCGAGCACGCAGACGACGAGGCAGAGACCGGTCGTGAGCACGACATTGGCGGCCGCCCCCAGCCACGATCCATTCTCGATCAGGCTGATGGTCTCGTAGGAGAAGGACGAGTACGTCGTGAAGCCGCC
This sequence is a window from Candidatus Methylomirabilota bacterium. Protein-coding genes within it:
- a CDS encoding cupin domain-containing protein is translated as MLTAQEIIERLGLRPHPEEGGFFAETYRAPDRLAAPALHPRYGGPRAVSTAIYYLLTPDTVSALHRLASDEVFHFYLGDPVEILHLRPDGTHRTLTLGQDLAAGMVPQVVVPAGVWQGARLVAGGKWALLGCTVAPGFEFADYEHGRREPLARAYPAARDLIAALTRYDSGHDTR
- a CDS encoding DUF190 domain-containing protein, encoding MRKLDGEQVLMRIFVGESDRWEHRPLHAALLELFRTRGLAGATVLRAVAGFGANSVVHTANILRLSADLPLVIEVVDSQERLDAVLPAVDGMMRGGLITMEKVRVLKYDQTPSA